A genomic stretch from Bacillus sp. N1-1 includes:
- the dat gene encoding D-amino-acid transaminase, whose translation MARGVGMMILINNDLMTRDQATIDIEDRGYQFGDGVYEVVRIYNGVFFELDAHLDRLERSAGEIKIVLPFTQEELKANLNKLIQQVPVQSGHVYMQVTRGVAPRNHPFPAKTEPVFVAYTKEYEKEPSRSPGRAVFTEDIRWLRCDIKSLNLLGNVLGKQFANEQNVDEAIFHRGEWVTEGSSTNVFIVKNNVLYTHPANHFILDGITRKVILSDANELGIQVEEEAFTKRDLLNSDEVFISSTTQEVRPIVEVNGQPIGTGKEGEITSSLHAKFTSRLT comes from the coding sequence ATGGCTAGAGGAGTTGGCATGATGATTTTAATAAATAACGATTTAATGACAAGAGATCAGGCAACAATAGATATTGAAGATCGAGGTTACCAATTTGGTGACGGCGTTTATGAAGTCGTACGAATTTACAATGGTGTTTTTTTCGAATTGGATGCACACCTTGATCGATTAGAAAGAAGCGCAGGTGAGATTAAAATTGTTTTACCATTTACTCAAGAAGAACTAAAAGCCAATTTAAACAAGCTCATTCAACAAGTTCCTGTGCAAAGTGGGCATGTTTACATGCAGGTGACAAGAGGTGTTGCTCCGAGAAATCATCCGTTTCCAGCCAAGACAGAACCTGTCTTTGTAGCTTATACAAAAGAATACGAGAAAGAGCCATCACGCTCACCAGGACGAGCTGTTTTCACAGAAGATATCCGCTGGTTAAGGTGTGACATTAAAAGCTTGAATTTACTCGGGAATGTACTTGGAAAACAGTTTGCAAACGAACAGAATGTCGATGAAGCGATTTTTCATCGCGGGGAATGGGTAACGGAAGGAAGTTCTACGAATGTATTTATCGTAAAAAACAACGTGCTTTATACGCACCCTGCCAACCATTTTATTCTGGATGGAATTACGAGGAAAGTTATTCTTTCCGATGCAAATGAACTGGGAATTCAAGTAGAGGAAGAAGCGTTTACAAAGCGAGACCTACTTAATAGTGATGAGGTGTTTATCTCAAGTACGACGCAAGAAGTAAGGCCGATAGTAGAAGTGAACGGTCAACCGATTGGAACTGGAAAAGAAGGCGAGATAACTTCATCTCTTCATGCGAAATTCACTAGTCGTTTAACGTGA
- a CDS encoding DEAD/DEAH box helicase: MKKFQDLGLSNTLLEAVNQMGFEETTPIQAGTIPLALEGNDVIGQAQTGTGKTAAFGIPMIEKIDTSLSHVQGIILAPTRELAVQVAEELNRIGQAKGVRALPIYGGQSIVHQIKALKKRPQLVVATPGRLIDHMERKTIRLSEVSFVVLDEADEMLNMGFIEDIEKILKGVPEKRQTLLFSATMPKRIAILAEKFMSNPETVRTKSKEMTVPSIEQHYYEVRDSKKFDILCRLLDTQSPELAIVFARTKKRVDEVSEGLKKRGYMAEGIHGDLPQGKRDQVIKQFKDSTIDIMVATDVAARGLDISGVTHVYNFDIPQDPESYVHRIGRTGRAGKSGLASTFITPREYDHLKVIEKITKKSMQKRTIPSFAEAMEGQQQMAIQQLQSTIEEQDHSVYRSSAEQLLDDHDSVTLLSAALKLLTKEPDTTPVKITEIAPLRAKKAHGRGGSGGGNRNRNRSNDRGGRKGGSGGGYRGDRSNSGGASKRRKFNDKGNK; this comes from the coding sequence TTGAAAAAATTTCAAGATCTAGGTTTAAGTAATACGCTGCTAGAAGCAGTTAATCAAATGGGATTCGAAGAAACAACACCAATTCAAGCAGGAACAATTCCTCTAGCGCTTGAAGGCAACGACGTTATCGGTCAGGCTCAAACTGGTACTGGTAAAACAGCTGCTTTTGGTATCCCAATGATTGAAAAGATTGACACTTCTCTATCTCATGTACAGGGAATCATTCTTGCGCCAACACGTGAGCTTGCTGTACAGGTTGCAGAAGAATTGAACCGCATTGGTCAAGCAAAAGGCGTGCGTGCCCTTCCTATATACGGTGGACAAAGCATCGTTCACCAAATTAAAGCACTTAAAAAGAGACCTCAGCTCGTTGTAGCGACGCCAGGCCGTCTTATTGATCATATGGAACGTAAAACGATTCGTCTTTCAGAAGTTTCATTTGTTGTTCTTGACGAAGCAGACGAAATGCTTAACATGGGCTTCATTGAAGATATCGAAAAGATTCTTAAAGGTGTTCCAGAAAAGCGTCAAACGCTTCTATTCTCAGCGACAATGCCAAAACGTATCGCAATCCTTGCAGAGAAATTCATGTCTAACCCTGAAACAGTTAGAACGAAATCAAAAGAAATGACTGTTCCATCAATTGAACAGCATTACTATGAAGTTCGTGATTCTAAGAAATTCGATATTCTTTGTCGCCTTCTTGATACTCAGTCTCCTGAGCTTGCAATTGTGTTTGCAAGAACTAAAAAGCGCGTAGATGAAGTATCTGAAGGACTTAAGAAGCGTGGATACATGGCTGAAGGAATTCACGGTGACCTTCCACAGGGTAAACGTGATCAAGTTATTAAACAGTTTAAAGACAGCACAATCGATATCATGGTAGCGACTGACGTTGCTGCACGTGGTCTTGACATCAGTGGTGTTACACACGTTTATAACTTTGACATTCCTCAAGATCCTGAAAGCTACGTTCACAGAATCGGTCGTACTGGCCGTGCAGGTAAGTCAGGTCTTGCTTCGACGTTTATTACTCCACGTGAGTACGATCACCTTAAAGTGATTGAAAAAATTACGAAGAAGTCTATGCAAAAACGTACGATCCCGAGCTTTGCTGAAGCAATGGAAGGCCAGCAGCAAATGGCGATTCAGCAGCTTCAAAGCACAATTGAAGAGCAGGATCACTCAGTATACCGTTCATCAGCTGAACAACTTCTTGATGATCACGATTCAGTAACGCTTCTTTCTGCAGCTCTTAAGTTGCTAACAAAAGAGCCGGATACGACTCCAGTTAAAATTACTGAAATTGCACCACTTCGTGCTAAAAAAGCTCATGGCCGTGGTGGCAGTGGCGGTGGAAACCGCAACCGTAACCGCAGTAATGATCGCGGAGGCC